ATCTTCACTTAGCAATTTTGATAAGTCTGATGTTCCTGATATGTTTTGTTTTAATCCTTCTCCATTAAATAATCTTTCAAGAGCTTCTATTGTGTTCTTTGTTATATTTTTTAATACATCTTTTATCAAATCATTCCCTGATGTATCCACCCAATAAGCTCTTAATTCTTTGAAATCTAAAAAGTTTAGTATGCTCCAAGGATTGTATACTTCACTATCTCCAAATCTATATCCATCATACCAATCTTTTACATTTGATATTTCTTGCTCTATTCCATAATCTTTAAGACTTTTTTCTACTTCTTCTTCTGTTAAGCCATAGCTATCTGTGTAGACATCACTTAATATTGTATAAGTTCTTAAATTATTTAAATCTGAGAATATTCCAGCTTTTATTACTCTTATTATT
This window of the Fusobacterium periodonticum 1_1_41FAA genome carries:
- a CDS encoding AAA family ATPase — translated: IIRVIKAGIFSDLNNLRTYTILSDVYTDSYGLTEEEVEKSLKDYGIEQEISNVKDWYDGYRFGDSEVYNPWSILNFLDFKELRAYWVDTSGNDLIKDVLKNITKNTIEALERLFNGEGLKQNISGTSDLSKLLSEDELWELMLFSGYLTVEEKIDQKNYVLRLPNKEIK